A portion of the Stigmatella aurantiaca DW4/3-1 genome contains these proteins:
- a CDS encoding mannosyltransferase yields MTTSTPPPMTESPVPLPSEAVTPLAAPVGRGWLWVLGAVALAPAVLAVAQLGRIHPDEVYQTLEPAWFRAHGYGVLAWEWRDGLRNWAVPLLASWLLRLADLLGITHPQAYRAVLALPQVALHGWMLMATYRFAQRRGGQRTALLATLLVGLYGPVLVFAGRTMSESLSAAFLVVGLEALDRKERLDSAGWLGGLALGLAVVTRYGSAVFVAAALVGLVLASRWRTLAFTCAGGALVALALGALDALTWGTPFHSFLAYVRFNVLSGGAARQFGANPPGFYIPVLLGALPLWAWGSLGLALRQRRRLPSLPVFCAAVYGVAVSATAHKEERFLYPALVLLGVAAAPSLAAWLLEERWPTWLRRGGVALALAATLLPAAFYPPADLRGDQFRAIVAATRDEGATGLLIVNEGLWGSGGYFYIGKNIPWLNCDWPYERNFRAAMKHRAINRAVTFQGRALQELQAAGFRVVGQVGRETILARD; encoded by the coding sequence ATGACGACCTCCACGCCCCCTCCGATGACCGAGTCCCCCGTGCCGCTTCCTTCCGAGGCGGTGACGCCCCTGGCCGCTCCGGTGGGGCGGGGGTGGCTTTGGGTCCTGGGCGCGGTGGCGCTGGCGCCGGCGGTGCTGGCGGTGGCCCAGTTGGGCCGCATCCACCCGGACGAGGTGTACCAGACGCTCGAGCCGGCCTGGTTCCGAGCCCATGGGTATGGGGTGTTGGCCTGGGAGTGGCGTGACGGGCTGCGCAACTGGGCGGTGCCGCTGCTGGCCTCGTGGTTACTGCGGCTGGCGGACCTCCTGGGCATCACCCACCCTCAAGCCTACCGGGCCGTGCTGGCGCTTCCGCAGGTGGCGCTGCACGGCTGGATGTTGATGGCCACGTACCGCTTTGCCCAGCGCAGGGGAGGACAGCGCACGGCATTGCTCGCCACGCTGCTCGTGGGCCTTTACGGTCCGGTGCTCGTCTTCGCGGGCCGGACGATGAGCGAGTCCTTGTCGGCGGCCTTCCTCGTGGTGGGCCTGGAAGCACTCGACCGGAAGGAGCGCCTGGACTCGGCCGGGTGGCTTGGCGGCCTGGCCCTGGGGTTGGCGGTGGTCACGCGCTACGGCTCGGCCGTGTTTGTCGCCGCGGCGCTCGTGGGCCTGGTGCTGGCCTCCCGGTGGCGGACGCTGGCCTTCACCTGTGCAGGGGGGGCCCTCGTGGCGCTCGCGCTGGGAGCGCTCGATGCGCTGACGTGGGGGACGCCCTTCCACTCGTTCCTGGCCTACGTGCGCTTCAACGTCCTGTCGGGCGGCGCGGCCCGGCAGTTCGGTGCGAACCCCCCCGGCTTCTACATTCCGGTGCTCCTCGGGGCGCTTCCCCTCTGGGCCTGGGGCTCGCTGGGGCTGGCCCTGCGACAGCGCCGCAGGCTTCCCTCCCTCCCGGTGTTCTGCGCGGCGGTGTACGGGGTGGCGGTGAGCGCGACGGCGCACAAGGAGGAGCGCTTCCTGTACCCCGCGCTGGTGCTGTTGGGGGTGGCCGCGGCCCCCTCCCTGGCGGCCTGGCTCCTGGAGGAGCGTTGGCCCACCTGGCTTCGCCGGGGCGGCGTGGCCTTGGCGCTGGCGGCCACGCTGCTGCCTGCCGCCTTCTATCCGCCAGCGGATCTCCGGGGAGATCAATTCCGGGCCATTGTCGCCGCGACCCGGGATGAGGGCGCCACGGGCCTGCTCATCGTCAACGAGGGGCTCTGGGGCTCGGGAGGCTACTTCTACATCGGCAAGAACATCCCCTGGCTCAACTGTGACTGGCCTTACGAGAGGAACTTCCGGGCCGCCATGAAGCACCGCGCCATCAACCGGGCGGTGACCTTCCAGGGCCGAGCCCTCCAGGAACTGCAAGCGGCCGGCTTCCGGGTGGTGGGGCAGGTGGGGCGGGAGACGATCCTCGCCCGCGACTGA
- the tadA gene encoding tRNA adenosine(34) deaminase TadA gives MSDEAFMQQALALAREAEALGEVPVGAVAVHQGQVIGTGFNRREIDRHPFAHAELLALDAAARSLGVWRLTGVTLYVTLEPCAMCAGAMVQGRVTRLVFGTLDPKAGAAGSLYNLVEEPRHNHRLQVTSGILADESRQLLKGFFERLREKKRDK, from the coding sequence ATGAGTGACGAGGCTTTCATGCAGCAGGCGCTTGCGCTCGCGCGGGAAGCCGAAGCCCTCGGAGAAGTGCCCGTGGGCGCCGTTGCGGTTCACCAGGGCCAGGTCATCGGCACGGGCTTCAACCGCCGGGAAATCGACCGCCACCCCTTCGCACACGCGGAGCTGCTCGCGCTCGATGCGGCAGCCCGGTCCCTGGGGGTCTGGCGGCTCACCGGTGTCACCCTGTACGTGACCTTGGAGCCTTGCGCGATGTGCGCGGGTGCCATGGTCCAAGGCCGGGTCACCCGGCTGGTATTCGGAACCCTGGATCCGAAGGCGGGCGCGGCCGGTTCGCTCTACAATCTGGTTGAAGAGCCCCGGCACAACCACCGGCTCCAGGTGACAAGTGGCATTCTGGCGGACGAAAGCCGCCAGCTTCTCAAGGGCTTCTTCGAGCGTCTGCGAGAGAAGAAGCGCGACAAGTGA
- the serS gene encoding serine--tRNA ligase has translation MLDLRYVAQNFDAVVARLKARSGNLDLGPFQKLFTERRELYVSVEGLSARRNAANDEMKRKAKEDPKALDALRGDLRAVSQEIKEKEARLKEVEEEISRILLLIPNIPHESVPTGASEQDNVVTRTWGEKPDFLFTPRQHFEIGEKLGMLDFERAAKVSGSRFTFYKAALARLERALVTFMIDVHTQKGYTELLPPYLVLRETMMGTGQLPKFEDDAFKTSGDPERFLIPTAEVPVTNYHSDEILEGGQLPLKYCAFSPCFRAEAGAAGRDTRGLIRQHQFHKVELVKFATPETSLSELEGMTDDACDILRRLGLHHRVMLLCTGDMGFAARKTFDIEVWLPGQGAYREISSCSDCGDFQARRAKIRYRAQKGDKPQLLHTLNGSGLAVGRTSIAILENYQREDGSVAIPDALVPYMGGLKEIRPL, from the coding sequence ATGCTGGATCTCCGATACGTCGCGCAGAACTTCGATGCGGTTGTTGCCCGGCTGAAGGCCCGGAGCGGCAACCTGGACCTCGGTCCCTTCCAGAAGCTCTTCACCGAGCGGCGGGAGCTCTACGTCTCCGTGGAGGGGTTGTCGGCACGCCGCAACGCCGCCAACGACGAGATGAAGCGCAAGGCGAAGGAGGACCCGAAGGCGCTGGACGCGCTGCGCGGGGACCTGCGCGCCGTCTCCCAGGAGATCAAGGAGAAGGAGGCACGCCTCAAGGAGGTGGAGGAGGAGATCAGCCGCATCCTGCTGCTCATCCCCAACATCCCCCACGAGTCGGTCCCCACCGGCGCGAGCGAGCAGGACAACGTCGTGACCCGGACCTGGGGGGAGAAGCCCGATTTCCTCTTCACGCCCCGGCAGCACTTCGAGATTGGCGAAAAGCTGGGGATGCTGGACTTCGAGCGCGCCGCCAAGGTGTCCGGCAGCCGGTTCACCTTCTACAAGGCGGCCCTGGCCCGGCTGGAGCGGGCGCTCGTCACCTTCATGATCGATGTGCACACCCAGAAGGGCTACACGGAGCTGCTGCCGCCCTACCTGGTGCTGCGCGAGACGATGATGGGCACCGGCCAGCTGCCGAAGTTCGAGGACGACGCCTTCAAGACGTCGGGCGACCCCGAGCGCTTCCTCATCCCCACCGCCGAGGTGCCCGTCACCAACTACCACTCGGATGAAATCCTGGAGGGCGGCCAGCTGCCCCTGAAGTACTGCGCCTTCAGCCCGTGCTTCCGGGCCGAGGCGGGCGCGGCCGGCCGGGACACGCGCGGCCTGATTCGCCAGCACCAGTTCCACAAGGTGGAGCTGGTGAAGTTCGCCACGCCGGAGACCAGCCTGAGCGAGCTGGAGGGCATGACGGATGACGCGTGCGACATCCTGCGGCGCCTGGGGCTGCACCACCGGGTGATGCTGCTATGCACCGGGGACATGGGCTTCGCGGCCCGGAAGACGTTCGACATCGAGGTGTGGCTGCCGGGCCAGGGGGCCTACCGGGAGATCTCTTCGTGCTCGGACTGCGGCGACTTCCAGGCGCGCCGGGCCAAGATTCGCTACCGCGCCCAGAAGGGGGACAAGCCCCAGTTGCTGCACACCCTCAACGGCAGTGGCCTGGCCGTGGGGCGGACGAGCATCGCCATCCTCGAAAACTACCAGCGCGAGGACGGCAGCGTGGCCATTCCGGACGCCCTGGTCCCCTATATGGGGGGACTCAAGGAGATCCGTCCGCTGTGA
- a CDS encoding tetratricopeptide repeat protein — protein MKVSCPSCQTNYNIDDKRIPAGGAKLKCAKCQATFPIKPADAMQTPAAIPLPGAAAPQSNAIPLPGAVAAPSAAIPLPGAAPQSNAIPLPGAAPADPFAAYNSEDFNPPEQEESTRVVSLSSLPSAAFRDAAPPPAAPPYGAAGVPDAGNAFDFSDGPPAPAAPAPYSYDPGAVQDDPFGSYNDPGAGAQGAIPLPGAYDAVPTAIPLPADPMAFDPAIPLPGVAEPNDPFALPPPSADDDLGYAQQTVLPEEDPFALPPPPAAPEEDPFALPPPEDPFALPPPPSGDAFALDPPSDAGMDFPAMEVSEPQPATGFEFTEPPPAAAASEPDPFALDLSAPIPAPSTDFSLDFSGQPPPAAPAQPASTMPDVGTDFGDVSFDDLPTAGPPSASNAADSLEFDPTAPSSAEDDLEVDLSAPLPPPPSTGSADGLEMLSFIDDASKENGAKAANKVKRFHVRRRSGKVFGPFEEGVIVKMLEDGQLLGNEDVSPDSENWSPIGTVTAFAAAIQKLMEGPAVKGGLPPLGTPSEPSRPEAAPASSPAVTLDRMNQLYEGRMAAVSVVDRSGSYEKWRKRMPFLIAGGVAAVLLSIGFSFSFTRYGAFGHRKLFPPSVSSGSAAAADVEKARQELLKDTFVSYQQARDLSAKVLATKEYPEVRALWCQSIFYLQRRYAASESRDVARCQSAKEELELLGDKNLEVIKAFAGSALARRLPDEVLALLKDARSRDANANDMELSFLLAEAQGLKRQEKEAIATLEQVLKAHKDSAKAYHMLGNLHRNANRPDEAVKAYEQALQADPTHAISAVELAAVELLLRKGDAAKGLQAVEQALDEKALAGLGPAEIARARSLKGVALAGLFRFKEAETELKDSLKKDPDSIFIKAQLAMVLRANRDFAGALPLYEEASKEEAGVIEYAEGYITSLVMLGKMSDALKAVEAANARFTNDARIALLFGRIDDSRDQLVSAEGHYLRAIKEDPKLFEANLYLGRFYLRLRRTGDARVQLEEAAKKAPNDAGVRAGMGELALAENNVRLAEEEFLRAAELNPSLADAQLGLSRVALLTGDLETARAKSTRALELDPFLLKDGRLQRGTVLWRLGQLDEAIVELEKAKEEDPRSVNIPITLGAVLYEKGELAGAEKNLMLALNREPSNHEALYYVAMVKAKRAEYTGAIDQMKSAVEKAPHRADYHYALGVIYRDAERLPEAIAEWKETIKRDPNHADTYEQLGKAYLETNKMDEAIPAFESALAADPKRKRVLGAIGDVFFSEGRWDEAIRRYEKALKEAPELTYIYYKIGRAWSEREQPGRAIDWYKKAVTAEPNNAMAQYYLGFAYKAKGRRKEATAAFQQYLSLKPNAEDKRDIEDEIASME, from the coding sequence ATGAAAGTCTCGTGCCCGTCTTGCCAGACGAACTACAACATCGATGACAAGCGGATCCCCGCCGGCGGCGCCAAACTGAAGTGCGCCAAGTGCCAGGCCACCTTCCCCATCAAGCCCGCGGACGCGATGCAGACCCCGGCCGCCATCCCGTTGCCGGGCGCCGCAGCCCCCCAGTCCAACGCCATCCCGTTGCCGGGCGCCGTGGCCGCCCCGTCCGCCGCCATCCCCCTGCCCGGCGCGGCCCCCCAGTCCAACGCCATTCCCCTGCCCGGCGCGGCCCCCGCGGATCCCTTCGCGGCCTACAACAGCGAGGACTTCAACCCTCCCGAGCAGGAAGAGTCCACCCGCGTCGTCTCCCTGTCCTCGCTGCCCAGCGCCGCCTTCCGGGATGCCGCGCCGCCCCCAGCGGCGCCCCCCTATGGTGCGGCGGGGGTACCGGACGCGGGCAATGCCTTCGACTTCTCCGACGGGCCGCCCGCTCCCGCGGCCCCCGCCCCGTACAGCTACGACCCGGGCGCGGTTCAGGACGATCCCTTCGGCTCCTACAACGACCCGGGCGCGGGGGCGCAGGGGGCCATCCCCCTCCCAGGGGCCTATGACGCGGTGCCCACCGCGATCCCCCTGCCCGCGGACCCCATGGCCTTCGATCCGGCGATCCCCTTGCCGGGGGTCGCGGAACCGAACGATCCGTTCGCCCTTCCCCCTCCCTCCGCGGACGACGACCTGGGCTACGCCCAGCAGACCGTCCTCCCCGAGGAGGATCCCTTCGCCCTGCCGCCGCCGCCCGCGGCGCCCGAGGAGGATCCCTTCGCCCTGCCGCCCCCGGAAGATCCCTTCGCCCTGCCGCCCCCTCCCTCGGGCGATGCCTTCGCCCTGGACCCGCCTTCGGACGCGGGAATGGACTTCCCCGCCATGGAGGTGTCCGAGCCTCAGCCCGCCACGGGGTTCGAGTTCACCGAGCCCCCTCCCGCGGCGGCCGCGTCCGAGCCGGACCCGTTCGCCCTGGACCTCTCGGCCCCCATCCCGGCACCTTCCACGGACTTCAGCCTCGACTTCTCCGGGCAGCCGCCCCCGGCCGCGCCCGCGCAGCCCGCGAGCACGATGCCCGATGTGGGCACCGACTTCGGAGACGTCAGCTTCGATGACCTCCCTACCGCGGGCCCCCCTTCGGCTTCCAACGCGGCCGACTCGCTCGAGTTCGACCCGACGGCGCCGAGCTCGGCCGAAGACGACCTCGAGGTGGACCTGTCCGCCCCCCTGCCGCCCCCTCCGTCCACCGGCAGCGCCGATGGGCTGGAGATGCTCAGCTTCATCGACGATGCCTCCAAGGAGAACGGCGCCAAGGCCGCGAACAAGGTCAAGCGCTTCCACGTCCGGCGCCGCTCGGGCAAGGTCTTTGGTCCGTTCGAGGAAGGCGTCATCGTCAAGATGCTCGAGGACGGCCAGCTGCTGGGCAACGAGGACGTTTCGCCCGACTCCGAGAACTGGTCCCCCATCGGCACGGTGACGGCGTTCGCCGCGGCCATCCAGAAGCTGATGGAAGGCCCCGCGGTGAAGGGCGGCCTGCCGCCCCTGGGCACTCCGTCGGAACCCTCCCGGCCCGAGGCGGCCCCGGCCTCCAGCCCCGCCGTCACGCTGGACCGGATGAACCAGCTCTACGAGGGCCGCATGGCCGCGGTGTCCGTCGTGGACCGCAGCGGCTCTTACGAGAAGTGGCGCAAGCGCATGCCCTTCCTCATCGCGGGGGGGGTGGCGGCCGTCCTTCTGTCCATTGGCTTCAGCTTCAGCTTCACGCGCTACGGGGCCTTCGGCCACCGCAAGCTCTTCCCGCCCAGTGTCTCTTCGGGCTCCGCCGCCGCGGCGGACGTGGAGAAGGCGCGCCAGGAACTGCTCAAGGACACCTTCGTCAGCTACCAGCAGGCCCGGGACCTGAGCGCCAAGGTGCTCGCCACCAAGGAGTACCCGGAGGTCCGCGCGCTCTGGTGCCAGTCCATCTTCTACCTGCAGCGCCGCTACGCCGCCTCGGAGTCGAGGGATGTCGCCCGCTGCCAGTCGGCGAAGGAGGAGCTGGAGCTGCTGGGGGACAAGAACCTGGAGGTCATCAAGGCCTTCGCGGGCTCGGCCCTGGCCCGGCGCCTTCCGGACGAGGTGCTCGCCCTCCTGAAGGACGCGCGCAGCCGCGACGCCAACGCGAACGACATGGAGCTGTCCTTCCTGCTGGCCGAGGCCCAGGGCCTCAAGCGCCAGGAGAAGGAAGCCATCGCGACCCTGGAGCAGGTCCTCAAGGCGCACAAGGACTCCGCCAAGGCGTACCACATGCTGGGCAACCTCCACCGGAACGCGAACCGTCCGGACGAAGCCGTCAAGGCCTACGAGCAGGCGCTCCAGGCGGACCCCACCCACGCCATCTCCGCGGTGGAGCTGGCCGCGGTGGAGCTGCTCTTGCGCAAGGGGGATGCGGCCAAGGGGCTCCAGGCCGTGGAGCAGGCCCTCGACGAGAAGGCGCTCGCGGGGCTGGGGCCCGCGGAGATTGCCCGCGCCCGCAGCCTCAAGGGCGTGGCGCTCGCTGGGCTGTTCCGGTTCAAGGAGGCCGAGACGGAGCTGAAGGACTCCTTGAAGAAGGACCCGGACTCCATCTTCATCAAGGCCCAGCTGGCCATGGTGCTGCGGGCCAACCGCGACTTCGCGGGCGCCCTTCCCCTGTACGAGGAGGCCTCCAAGGAGGAGGCGGGCGTCATCGAGTACGCGGAGGGCTACATCACCTCGCTGGTGATGCTCGGGAAGATGAGCGATGCGCTCAAGGCGGTGGAGGCGGCCAACGCCCGCTTCACCAATGATGCGCGCATCGCCCTGCTCTTTGGCCGCATCGACGACTCGCGCGACCAGCTCGTGTCCGCCGAGGGGCACTACCTGCGCGCCATCAAGGAGGACCCGAAGCTCTTCGAGGCGAACCTCTACCTGGGCCGCTTCTACCTGCGCCTGCGCCGCACGGGCGATGCCCGGGTCCAGCTCGAGGAGGCCGCGAAGAAGGCCCCCAACGATGCCGGCGTTCGCGCGGGCATGGGCGAGCTGGCCCTGGCGGAGAACAACGTGCGGCTGGCCGAAGAGGAGTTCCTGCGCGCGGCCGAGCTCAACCCCAGCCTCGCCGATGCGCAGCTGGGCCTGTCGCGCGTGGCGCTGCTGACGGGCGACTTGGAGACGGCCCGGGCCAAGTCCACCCGAGCCCTGGAGCTGGACCCGTTCCTGCTCAAGGATGGGCGGCTGCAGCGCGGCACGGTGCTGTGGCGGCTCGGCCAGCTGGACGAGGCGATCGTCGAGCTGGAGAAGGCCAAGGAAGAGGACCCGCGCTCGGTCAACATCCCCATCACCCTGGGCGCGGTGCTCTACGAGAAGGGCGAGCTGGCGGGGGCGGAGAAGAACCTCATGCTGGCGCTCAACCGCGAGCCCTCCAACCACGAGGCGCTCTATTACGTCGCCATGGTGAAGGCCAAGCGCGCCGAGTACACCGGCGCCATCGACCAGATGAAGAGCGCCGTGGAGAAGGCGCCGCACCGGGCCGACTACCACTATGCCCTGGGCGTCATCTACCGGGACGCCGAGCGGCTGCCCGAGGCCATCGCGGAGTGGAAGGAGACCATCAAGCGGGACCCGAACCACGCGGACACCTACGAGCAGTTGGGCAAGGCCTACCTGGAGACCAACAAGATGGACGAGGCCATCCCCGCCTTCGAATCCGCGCTCGCCGCGGACCCGAAGCGCAAGCGGGTGCTGGGTGCCATCGGCGACGTGTTCTTCTCCGAGGGCCGCTGGGATGAGGCCATCCGCCGCTACGAGAAGGCGCTCAAGGAAGCGCCGGAACTCACCTACATCTATTACAAGATTGGCCGTGCCTGGTCGGAGCGGGAGCAGCCCGGCCGCGCCATCGACTGGTACAAGAAGGCCGTCACGGCCGAGCCGAACAACGCCATGGCCCAGTACTACCTGGGCTTCGCTTACAAGGCGAAGGGCCGCCGCAAGGAGGCCACCGCCGCCTTCCAGCAATACCTGAGCCTCAAGCCGAACGCCGAGGACAAGCGGGACATCGAGGACGAGATCGCCTCCATGGAGTAG
- a CDS encoding protoporphyrinogen/coproporphyrinogen oxidase, whose translation MDPTVILGAGLAGLSAAHFLKRPWRLIEKTDRVGGLIKTEVIEGCYFDPTGHWLHLRDPEIRELVNTRWLPGQMVSIQRKAAIFSRGVFTRFPYQVNTHGLPPEVVAENLVGYVEAIYGEKGRALREREPRNFEEFILRYMGEGFAKNFMVPYNQKLWTVHPRELSAAWVGRFVPRPSLKEVVDGALGVGSDALGYNASFLYPREGGIESLAQAMLRGLEGGEVSVRTEPTAIDWKARRVTLSDGRTLGYSELLSTLPLPYLVRLLAQGASGVPDEVLAAAGRLRATTVTYVCVGARGKNRQPWHWIYLPETEFTTYRIGSPSAVYEPLAPPETATFYVEYSHHGELSPAQCEQFAVKELVLSQMVHAPEDILFARAVEIPHAYVLYDDAYGPAKAEILRFLEHARILTAGRYGQWEYSSMEDAILGGRACAQVLNAR comes from the coding sequence ATGGATCCCACCGTCATTCTCGGCGCGGGCCTCGCGGGCCTCTCCGCCGCCCATTTCCTCAAGCGTCCCTGGCGGTTGATCGAGAAGACCGATCGCGTCGGCGGCCTCATCAAGACCGAGGTCATCGAGGGCTGCTATTTCGACCCCACGGGGCACTGGCTGCACCTGAGGGACCCCGAGATCCGGGAGTTGGTGAACACGCGCTGGCTGCCTGGACAGATGGTGAGCATCCAGCGCAAGGCGGCCATCTTCTCGCGGGGGGTCTTCACGCGCTTTCCCTACCAGGTGAACACCCACGGGCTGCCGCCGGAGGTCGTCGCGGAGAACCTGGTGGGCTACGTGGAGGCCATCTACGGCGAGAAGGGGCGCGCGCTGCGGGAGCGGGAGCCGCGCAACTTCGAGGAGTTCATCCTGCGCTACATGGGGGAGGGCTTCGCGAAGAACTTCATGGTCCCCTACAACCAGAAGCTCTGGACGGTGCACCCCCGCGAGCTGTCCGCGGCGTGGGTGGGCCGCTTCGTGCCCCGGCCCAGCCTCAAGGAAGTGGTGGATGGGGCGCTGGGGGTGGGCAGCGATGCGCTGGGCTACAACGCCTCGTTCCTGTACCCCCGCGAGGGCGGCATCGAGAGCCTCGCCCAGGCCATGCTGCGGGGTCTGGAGGGGGGCGAGGTGAGCGTTCGCACCGAGCCCACCGCGATTGACTGGAAGGCCCGCCGGGTCACGCTCTCCGACGGGCGGACCCTCGGCTACTCGGAGCTGCTGTCCACGCTGCCCTTGCCCTACCTGGTACGTCTGCTCGCGCAGGGGGCCTCGGGCGTGCCGGACGAGGTGCTGGCCGCCGCGGGCCGCCTTCGGGCAACCACGGTCACCTATGTCTGCGTGGGCGCCCGGGGAAAGAACCGGCAGCCCTGGCATTGGATCTACCTGCCCGAGACGGAGTTCACGACCTACCGCATCGGGTCTCCGTCCGCGGTCTACGAGCCCCTGGCACCGCCCGAGACGGCCACCTTCTACGTGGAGTACAGCCACCACGGGGAGCTGTCGCCCGCCCAGTGCGAGCAGTTCGCGGTCAAGGAACTCGTCCTCTCCCAGATGGTCCACGCGCCAGAGGACATCCTCTTCGCCCGGGCCGTGGAGATTCCCCATGCCTACGTCCTCTACGACGACGCGTATGGCCCGGCGAAGGCGGAGATCCTCCGCTTCCTGGAGCACGCGCGCATCCTGACGGCCGGGCGCTATGGGCAGTGGGAGTATTCCTCCATGGAGGATGCCATCCTGGGCGGCCGGGCCTGTGCCCAGGTTCTCAACGCGCGGTGA
- a CDS encoding glycosyltransferase family 2 protein — MAPYLSVIIPVYNEASILASAAAELCQGLDARGWDYEVIFAENGSRDATPELLEKLCAQNPRLHWFHSERPNYGAALKAGITRAQGTYVVCDEIDLCDLTFYDAALPRLERGEADMVVGSKAAKGASDRRPMVRRVATRVHNKLLKVMLDFRGTDTHGLKAFRREALLPVIARCVVDMDVFASEFVIRAWREGLKVMEIPIQLHEKRQPSIHLFRRVPNVLKNVGKLVYVIRIRGT; from the coding sequence ATGGCCCCGTACCTGTCTGTCATCATTCCCGTCTACAACGAGGCTTCGATCCTCGCCTCGGCCGCGGCGGAGCTGTGCCAGGGGCTGGATGCGCGAGGCTGGGACTACGAGGTCATCTTCGCGGAGAATGGTTCCCGGGACGCGACGCCGGAGTTGCTGGAGAAGCTGTGCGCCCAGAACCCGCGCCTGCACTGGTTCCATTCGGAGCGGCCCAACTACGGCGCGGCGCTCAAGGCCGGCATCACCCGCGCCCAGGGCACCTACGTGGTGTGCGATGAGATCGACCTGTGCGATCTCACCTTCTATGACGCGGCGTTGCCCCGGCTGGAGCGGGGCGAGGCGGACATGGTCGTCGGCTCCAAGGCCGCCAAGGGCGCCAGTGACCGGCGGCCCATGGTGCGGCGCGTGGCCACGCGCGTGCACAACAAGCTGCTGAAGGTGATGCTGGACTTCCGGGGAACGGACACCCATGGGCTGAAGGCCTTCCGGCGCGAGGCCCTGTTGCCCGTCATCGCCCGGTGCGTGGTGGACATGGACGTGTTCGCCAGTGAGTTCGTCATCCGCGCCTGGCGGGAGGGCCTGAAGGTGATGGAGATCCCCATCCAGCTTCACGAGAAGCGCCAGCCCTCCATCCACCTCTTCCGGCGCGTGCCCAACGTGCTGAAGAACGTGGGGAAGCTCGTCTACGTCATCCGCATTCGCGGCACTTGA